Genomic segment of Pseudomonas sp. CCI4.2:
CGGGCCATGTTTGAAGCTAAGGTGGTCGTGCCGGAAGAGTGGGTGGTGGAGAGCGATTTTACCAGTCCGGGCGGCTACCAGGCGGCGGTTGGCTTGTTAGACCACAACCCGCCAACGGCCATCTTTGCCGGTAACGACATGATAGGTATCGGCGTATTACGGGCGGCTGCCGAGCGCAATGTGCGGGTGCCCGGCGACCTGTCGGTGATTGGTTTTGATGACATCCAAATGAGCCGCTTTGTTTACCCGGCGCTGACCACGGTCGGCCAGTCAATTTTGCAACTAGGTGAAATGGCTGCTGAGGTGCTGCTTCGGCGCATCTCTGCCCCAACCGACACCGCCATTGAGCAGCGCATCGTGGCGCCGAGTATCGTTATCCGGGAGTCCACGGCGCCGCCAACCACTGTTTTCAACGCCTTTCGTTGAAACAGATAGCCGTAAACAGATAGCCGTTAAGACGGATCAAAGAGTGCTGACGCATGCAAGCAAACGTAGTGGTAGTGGGCAGCTTAAACATGGATTTGGTCACTCGGGCGCAACGCCTGCCGCGTGCAGGTGAAACCTTGGCCGGTGAATCGTTTACCACCGTGCCGGGCGGTAAAGGTGCCAATCAAGCGGTGGCTGCGGCACGGCTGGGCGCCCACGTCGCGATGGTGGGTTGCGTCGGGGACGACGCGTATGGTGAACAGCTGCGTGCCGCATTGTTGACTGAACAGATTGATTGTGAGGCGGTGACCATCGCGACAGGTGTTTCCAGCGGCGTCGCGCTCATCGTGGTGGATGCCAGCAGCCAGAACGCGATTGTCATCGTGGCGGGTGGCAACCGGCGGTTAACCCCTGAGGTATTAGCAGGCTTTGACACCAAACTGGCTCAGGCCGACGTGATCATCTGCCAGCTTGAAGTCCCGATGGACACCGTCGCGTACACCCTCAAGCGCGGTCGTGAATTGGGCAAGGTTGTCATCCTTAACCCGGCACCGGCCACGGGTCCATTGCCGAGCGCCTGGTTGCCGATGATCGATTATTTGATTCCTAATGAAAGCGAGGCCGCTGCATTGAGCGGGCTGGCGGTGGACTCTCTGGCATCCGCCGAAAAAGCCGCGAACAAGCTGCTCGAAGCGGGCGTCGCAAAAGTCATCATCACCTTGGGCGCTCAGGGGTCGCTGTTCGCCGACGGTCAAGGTGTTCAGCATTTTCCGGCGCCCAAGGTCCAGCCGGTTGACACCACTGCGGCGGGCGACACCTTCGTCGGTGGTTTTGCCGCGGCATTGGCGCAGGGCAAGAGCGAGGCTCAGGCCATCCAGTTTGGTCAGATTGCTGCGGCCTTGTCGGTCACGCGGGCGGGAGCACAACCTTCCATCCCCCACTTCAATGACGTTCAGAGTTTTCATCAACCATGAAAAAGACACCGCTGCTCAATATCGCTTTGTCGCGGGTTATCGCTTCGTTGGGCCATGGCGACATCTTGATGATCGTCGATGCCGGGATGCCGGTGCCGCCGGGTGTCGAGCTTATCGATTTGGCGCTGACCCCAGGCATTCCCGATTTCGCCAGCGTGTTGCGGATCGTCCTGACAGAAATGCAGGTCGAGAGCCATGTGATTGCCGAGGAGATGTTTGATAAACAACCTCCGGCATTGGTTGTCGTTGAAGGCCTGCACCTCCAGGGTGGCTTGGGCCGGCAGTGTTCGGTCAGTCATGATGAGCTAAAAAAACTGAGCCGTTCGGCACGAGCCATCGTGCGCACGGGTGAATGCCAGCCGTATACCAATATCGCTCTTGTCGCAGGCGTCACCTTCTAAAAGGCGATGCTCAAGTAGTAAGCGCGTTTGAATAGGGAACTTCACATGTCACGCTATACCCACTACCTGCAACAACTTGTTCGGAGTGTCCTGCTTTTGTCCTTACTCAGTGTTAGCGCTGTGCAGGCCGCCGAAAAACGCGACCTGATCATCGATACCGATCCGGGCGCAGACGATGTGGTGGCGCTGCTGTTGGCATTGGCGTCGCCTGAAGAGTTGAATGTGCTGGCCATCACCACCGTGGCCGGTAATGTGCGGTTGGATAAGACCTCACGCAATGCCCGGTTGGCCCGGGAATGGGCGGGGCGCGAAGAAGTGCCTGTCTACGCAGGCGCACCCAAACCTTTAGTGCGCACGCCGATTTACGCCGAAAACATCCATGGTCAAGAAGGCCTGCCCGGTGTCGCGGTGCATGAGCCCAAAGTGGGGTTGGCCAAAGGTAATGCGGTGGATTACCTGATTGAAACCTTGAGCAAAGCGCCGCCGCACAGTATTACCCTAGCGTTACTCGGCCCAGAGACCAATCTGGCACTGGCGCTGATACAAGCGCCGCACATCACTCAGGGCATTAAAGAAGTCATCGTCATGGGCGGCGCGCACTTCAACGGTGGCAATATCACGCCCGTCGCGGAATTCAACATGTTTGCCGACCCGCACGCCGCGCAGGTGGTGCTGGCCAGCGGCGTGAAACTGACGTACATCCCATTGGACGTTACTCATAAAATCCTAACCAGCGAGGCGCGACTCAAACAGATTGAGGCGCTAAACAATCAAGCGGGTAAGTTGGTCGGCGATATTCTTAACGAATACGTCAAGGCCGACATGGTGCATTACGGTCTGCCGGGTGGCCCGGTACATGACGCCAGCGTCATTGCTTACTTACTTAAACCAGAGCTGTTTTCCGGCAAGCAAGTCAACCTGGCGATAGACACTCGCGAGGGCATTACTTTCGGCCAGACCGTGGTTGATTGGTACGACACGCTCAAGCAAGACAAGAACGTATTCTGGGTTGAAAACGGCGATGCCCAAGGGTTCTTTGACCTGCTGACCGCGCGGCTGGGTCGCTTGAAGTAACTCGGTCATACGCCCTACGAAACCCTTATTGGGTGCTGCGTTACTCGCCGGCCTGTCCCGTAGGGTATTTCTCGAAAACCTGGCTGACAAACGCTTGGGCGCCTTCGGTGCCCAACTCTTTAACCAGCAAGTCTATGCCGATAATCGCCATTTCTTCAGCGCTGCCCGGGCTATACGAGCACTGTCCCTGAGGCCACTTGGCCTTAATGTCCGCGTCAATTGATACAATTGCCATTTCGATCTCATCTGGTCCAAAAAAAGGCCCGGGTGCCTCTACTTCGCTGCAACCCTGCGCGCTAAAGCGGGTCAGTAAACCATCTTGGCCAGCATTTGGCACTCAGACTTAGGCATGACGAGAGGCTCATGCCAAACTTGTCGATACATTTACGAGGATGCCGCCGTGCACATTGATTTGAACAACGCTGCTAGTTTCACGTTAGATGCCGTGCGCCAACTCATTGCCTCGGGCAACGATGAGGTACATAACCAATTGCGCGTGACCACGGCCGGTAACGCTTATATCTCGTCGTCGGCAGTGGGCGGGGTCGACATCGACGGCTTGCTGTTTCGTCTCGAAACCTGGTCTGCAGGTTCCGGCTGTGTAGGGCCTATTCCAGCCAGTGATGCGGTGTGGGTCATGCAGATATTCAATGCGCTAAAGGATAACTGGGCTAATCCGCGATTTGATTATGTGGATGTGTACTGAACACGTTTTGACACGATTGGGCTGCGCGCCCGATTACCGGCTGAGGCAGACTTCCCGGCTTCGAAGGCGGAGCTCAGCAGTGACAGCCTTTGCAGCAGAACCTTTTGGACGCTGTCGCAGGACGGCTCGATACCGTTATTTGAAAGGAGGTTGTATGCCTTGGAAGTTTGCATCGTTTGGTGTTGTGGTCGCAGCAGCCTTACTGGCTGGGTGTGGCACGAAACCAATGCCCGCCCAGGACCCGGGAGTCACGGAGGAGGGGCGCAGCAGTTGCAACGCTGCCGCCGCTAATTTCGCCGTGGGTAAGAAAGCATCACCCGAACTGTTGGAGCAAGCTCGGATCAAGGCCGGCGCCTGGAGCGTTCGACTGCTTAAGCCCGATACTATCGTGACGCTCGAATACCGTTCAGATCGCCTGAATGTTAATGCGGATGATTCGGCGACGATCACTCGCGTCAATTGCGGCTAATGGCGGGCAGGGCGCTTTTGTTCGCCCATAAAAAACCCCGTCACGTGGACGGGGTTTTTTTAGTTCGAGGGGAAATTACTCGCTGCGAACCTGAGCAGCTTGCATGCCCTTCTGGCCTTTCTCAGCCACGAACGAAACAGTCTGGCCTTCTTTCAGGCTTTTGAAACCGTCGCTTTCGATAGCTTTGAAGTGTACGAACAGGTCGTCACCGCCACCCTGAGGAGTGATAAAGCCGAAGCCTTTTTCATCGTTGAACCATTTTACGGTGCCGGTTTGGCGATTAGACATGGTGTATCTCCAAGAACATAATTTTTCAGTAGTACTGTGCTGCTCAGGCCAACTGGGCACACCGAGCTATCATAGTCGAAATGTTTGGATGTAGAGCGCTTTCGCAGCACTGTTTACACACGCAATACACCTCAGGTACGTGGTTAGATGGTTAAAAGCCCCGTTCTACGGGGCCTTCGCTCAATTTAGACTGTTTAAAAAAATCCACTTTTATCGTAAAAAAAGTGGAAAAAGCTGAAGTTCGGGCGAGTAATGCCCCATTCACCGATTGAATAATCTATTTTCTCGGGCATGCAGTATCGACTTCTTTGAGTAACTTCGCACGTGCAGCTCGGCCGATGTCCGTTTGGTCATCAAGCACCTTCATTTCGGCGGGGCTGAGTTTTTTCTCTGCGGTATCCGCACCGCAATCACAATGCGCCTGAGCCGACGCCTGACCAAGATTCTTGCTGGCGATGCTCACGCAGTCGTTGACGAACTCAGCGCGTCCACCACCTGGCCAAACGGCTTGAGCAGCCTGTGCGCCGAAAGGCAGCAGCATCGCGAGGGAAGCGGCGAGAGTGAATAAGCGATAAACACGCATGCTTGAATACTCCTTGTGATGAGGGGTTTGTGTCACAACGTTCACCCAACATCTGAGGGTCGTTTCTTTCTTCTAGTTCAGTGTAAGGCTCTTTTTTGGTTGTCTTTGCGGATTTGAGTCATGTCGCGGCGTCCTTCGTGAACATGTGTGGTAGCATGCGCGCCTGAATATCCGCGGGTGGCCGAGCAACTGCTCAGTTGGTCGTTGTAATCGCTTTATTTGCTGCACACCTGTTTGTTCCACTCCAGTCACTCTGGTTCGGTTAAACGGTTGGCCTTCGGGCTCCTGCCACTGTGAGGCAGGCATACCGCCGGATCTTGTACTGGCTCATCCCAACCCACGTGACCTTTGGTAGGGGTCACCACTAGGAGAGGAGGCGCCATGCCCACCATTACTCTTCCCGACGGCAGTCAGCGTTCGTTCGATCATCCGGTTTCCGTAGCCGAGGTAGCACTGTCGATCGGTGCCGGCCTGGCCAAAGCCACCGTGGCCGGCAAGGTCAACGGTCAACTGGTCGACGCCAGCGATCTCATCGAGGGCGATGTCAGCCTGCAAATCATCACGCCCAAGGATCAAGAGGGGCTGGAGATCATTCGCCACTCTTGCGCTCACTTGGTAGGGCACGCAGTCAAGCAACTGTATCCGA
This window contains:
- the rbsK gene encoding ribokinase yields the protein MQANVVVVGSLNMDLVTRAQRLPRAGETLAGESFTTVPGGKGANQAVAAARLGAHVAMVGCVGDDAYGEQLRAALLTEQIDCEAVTIATGVSSGVALIVVDASSQNAIVIVAGGNRRLTPEVLAGFDTKLAQADVIICQLEVPMDTVAYTLKRGRELGKVVILNPAPATGPLPSAWLPMIDYLIPNESEAAALSGLAVDSLASAEKAANKLLEAGVAKVIITLGAQGSLFADGQGVQHFPAPKVQPVDTTAAGDTFVGGFAAALAQGKSEAQAIQFGQIAAALSVTRAGAQPSIPHFNDVQSFHQP
- the rbsD gene encoding D-ribose pyranase; the encoded protein is MKKTPLLNIALSRVIASLGHGDILMIVDAGMPVPPGVELIDLALTPGIPDFASVLRIVLTEMQVESHVIAEEMFDKQPPALVVVEGLHLQGGLGRQCSVSHDELKKLSRSARAIVRTGECQPYTNIALVAGVTF
- a CDS encoding nucleoside hydrolase, whose product is MSRYTHYLQQLVRSVLLLSLLSVSAVQAAEKRDLIIDTDPGADDVVALLLALASPEELNVLAITTVAGNVRLDKTSRNARLAREWAGREEVPVYAGAPKPLVRTPIYAENIHGQEGLPGVAVHEPKVGLAKGNAVDYLIETLSKAPPHSITLALLGPETNLALALIQAPHITQGIKEVIVMGGAHFNGGNITPVAEFNMFADPHAAQVVLASGVKLTYIPLDVTHKILTSEARLKQIEALNNQAGKLVGDILNEYVKADMVHYGLPGGPVHDASVIAYLLKPELFSGKQVNLAIDTREGITFGQTVVDWYDTLKQDKNVFWVENGDAQGFFDLLTARLGRLK
- a CDS encoding I78 family peptidase inhibitor; the protein is MPWKFASFGVVVAAALLAGCGTKPMPAQDPGVTEEGRSSCNAAAANFAVGKKASPELLEQARIKAGAWSVRLLKPDTIVTLEYRSDRLNVNADDSATITRVNCG
- a CDS encoding cold-shock protein codes for the protein MSNRQTGTVKWFNDEKGFGFITPQGGGDDLFVHFKAIESDGFKSLKEGQTVSFVAEKGQKGMQAAQVRSE